The [Eubacterium] siraeum genome contains a region encoding:
- a CDS encoding V-type ATPase subunit: MSAGSAAVIAKARAKYGGLLGLDEYKTLISKANVGEIVAQLKTYGDFCEDFSAVDNTVRRSQSERLMEKRLFRIYDELRKFCPGSKNKFYDFLLIQEEIKQIINAAMYIGAGVYDLFIPGFPGYLTNICSYDILALSKARTFDEILDVLKGTPYYDVLAPLSDGTKAFPPIVSVDYELTKYLYTTLFSRIKKDMSGSERTEVEKCIRRRCDMYNIKICYRLKGLFKMSTEDVVAHTLPFCDRFDKKTMEQILTKADNEPILPLLLKLPYFKDINEEQATDIETAVYTSNKRYYDAKLALSQCDSTVIYSLTELLQIENRNLTTVIEGVRYSLEPSQIEKMLIL, from the coding sequence ATGTCGGCAGGTTCGGCGGCGGTCATTGCCAAAGCAAGAGCCAAGTACGGCGGGCTTCTGGGTCTTGATGAATATAAGACCTTGATCTCAAAGGCAAATGTCGGTGAGATTGTGGCTCAGTTGAAAACATACGGCGATTTCTGTGAGGATTTTTCAGCGGTTGACAATACGGTAAGGCGAAGTCAGTCTGAAAGGCTGATGGAAAAACGTCTTTTCAGAATATATGACGAGCTGAGAAAATTCTGTCCGGGCAGTAAAAACAAGTTCTATGATTTTCTGCTTATACAGGAGGAAATAAAACAGATTATCAATGCCGCAATGTATATCGGCGCAGGCGTTTACGATTTGTTCATTCCGGGCTTTCCGGGTTATCTGACGAATATCTGTTCTTACGATATTCTGGCACTTTCAAAAGCAAGAACATTTGATGAAATACTGGATGTTCTGAAGGGTACGCCGTATTATGACGTTCTTGCTCCTCTTTCCGACGGAACTAAGGCTTTTCCGCCCATTGTTTCTGTTGATTATGAGCTTACAAAATATCTTTATACGACGCTTTTTTCCCGTATAAAAAAGGATATGTCCGGCAGTGAACGCACGGAAGTAGAAAAATGTATACGCAGACGTTGCGATATGTACAATATCAAGATATGCTATCGGCTGAAAGGACTTTTCAAAATGTCAACCGAAGATGTGGTTGCGCATACTCTGCCTTTTTGCGACAGATTCGATAAAAAGACAATGGAACAGATTCTGACGAAAGCCGATAACGAGCCGATATTGCCGCTTCTGCTGAAGCTCCCTTATTTCAAGGATATTAACGAGGAGCAGGCAACGGACATCGAAACGGCGGTATATACATCAAACAAACGTTATTATGACGCAAAGCTCGCATTATCGCAGTGCGACAGCACAGTTATATATTCACTGACTGAGCTTTTGCAGATTGAAAACAGAAATTTAACAACTGTGATAGAGGGCGTAAGGTACTCGCTCGAGCCGTCACAGATAGAAAAAATGCTGATATTATAG
- a CDS encoding ATPase, with translation MAVEKMSLISVSGPLKKVNKTLVRCCETKCFHIEPSFYTMTYGSAHFKTLKDKDIYGGLMKRADVLSVGLGIKNKTVSYDDIQMEAIHDFDMYFTELEQRVMPVIEQKNELEKSIDEYSHVLRQVGNLSNLNVDFKDLFSCKHVKIRFGKLPSESYTKLDFYSEKGFVFEPLEEKDGYVWGLYFAPVEESVQIDDIFRSLYFERIRLPDFLHGDGETAAAELNRQLKELEIKLKDVKEELAVIKKNEETQFEKVRSKLIFLNNSYELRSQVSVINNKFYMAGFVPTREVEKFREHLSGVSDIVIEEKKYFVDDRMKPPTKLRNNRLFRPFEMFVNMYGLPSYTGIDPTPYVAITYMLIFGIMFGDLGQGLVISLFGFILTKWKKAKLGPIMERIGISSAIFGCLYGSVFGNEDIIKPFFHIEPLYSVLGKPNSIFQISTYLLIAALAIGVILIVVSMTMNIVLSFRRKDYSSALFGANGITGMIFYIAVVAAAGLQLGFGIEMFTLPYILLLVILPLGIMMFKEPLAHLVANSIKRNVVNLKHKTVADAAIMASDTLSEELLRKTREDLEKLNDLKFVRAVYGKMPRESYDKLGYFTDKEFVFIPITENDDNVYGVYFVSKQHRAMVDDIFAGLYFERMKMPAELTSPGRPDQNDKDKPKEKKSVGNFIIEGVIELFETCLSYLTNTMSFLRVGGFILSHAGMMLVVGVLAGDGGVGTVIVQILGNAFVIGMEGFLVGIQVLRLEFYEIFGRFYVSDGKSFEPLKANLN, from the coding sequence ATGGCAGTTGAGAAGATGTCACTTATATCGGTCAGCGGACCTCTCAAAAAAGTCAATAAAACTCTTGTACGATGTTGCGAAACGAAATGCTTTCACATTGAGCCGTCATTTTATACCATGACCTACGGCTCCGCACATTTCAAGACGCTGAAAGACAAGGACATTTACGGCGGTCTTATGAAACGAGCGGATGTATTGTCCGTCGGGCTTGGGATAAAAAACAAAACCGTTTCGTATGACGATATACAGATGGAGGCAATCCATGACTTCGATATGTATTTCACTGAGCTTGAACAGCGTGTGATGCCTGTCATAGAGCAAAAGAACGAGCTTGAGAAATCAATAGACGAATACAGCCATGTATTAAGGCAGGTCGGAAATCTGTCGAATCTAAACGTTGATTTCAAGGATTTGTTCAGCTGTAAGCACGTCAAGATACGTTTCGGCAAATTGCCGTCGGAAAGCTATACTAAGCTCGATTTCTACAGCGAAAAAGGCTTTGTGTTTGAGCCGCTTGAAGAAAAGGACGGTTATGTCTGGGGGCTTTATTTCGCCCCGGTGGAAGAAAGCGTACAGATAGACGATATTTTCAGAAGCCTTTATTTTGAGCGGATACGTTTACCGGACTTCCTTCACGGCGACGGAGAAACTGCCGCCGCAGAGCTTAACAGACAGCTTAAGGAACTGGAAATAAAGCTGAAGGATGTAAAGGAAGAGCTTGCGGTCATAAAGAAAAATGAAGAAACGCAGTTTGAAAAGGTGCGCAGCAAGCTGATTTTCCTTAACAACAGCTATGAGCTTAGAAGTCAGGTTTCTGTAATCAACAATAAATTCTATATGGCGGGTTTTGTCCCGACAAGAGAAGTAGAAAAGTTCAGGGAGCATCTGTCGGGCGTATCGGATATTGTTATCGAGGAAAAGAAGTATTTTGTCGATGACAGGATGAAGCCTCCGACAAAACTCAGAAACAACCGGCTGTTCAGACCGTTTGAGATGTTCGTCAATATGTACGGCTTGCCGTCATACACGGGTATCGACCCGACACCGTATGTCGCTATAACGTATATGCTGATATTCGGCATAATGTTCGGCGATCTCGGACAAGGGCTTGTAATCTCGCTTTTCGGATTTATACTCACAAAGTGGAAGAAAGCAAAGCTCGGTCCGATAATGGAACGTATCGGCATAAGTTCGGCAATATTCGGCTGTCTTTATGGCTCGGTGTTCGGAAATGAAGATATAATAAAGCCTTTCTTCCATATCGAACCGCTTTACTCTGTACTCGGAAAGCCGAACAGCATATTCCAGATTTCAACCTATCTGCTTATAGCGGCGCTTGCGATAGGTGTCATATTGATAGTGGTTTCAATGACGATGAATATTGTGCTGTCATTCAGGCGCAAGGATTATTCCTCCGCACTGTTCGGAGCAAACGGCATAACCGGTATGATATTCTATATCGCAGTCGTAGCGGCGGCAGGACTTCAGCTCGGATTCGGCATTGAGATGTTCACATTGCCGTATATACTTCTTCTGGTGATACTGCCACTCGGCATTATGATGTTCAAAGAGCCTCTTGCACACCTTGTCGCAAACTCGATAAAACGCAACGTTGTCAATTTAAAGCATAAGACGGTTGCCGATGCGGCAATAATGGCTTCCGATACGCTGAGCGAAGAATTGCTCAGAAAAACAAGAGAAGACCTCGAAAAGCTGAACGATCTGAAATTTGTCCGTGCGGTTTACGGAAAGATGCCTCGTGAAAGCTATGACAAGCTGGGATACTTTACAGACAAGGAATTTGTGTTCATTCCTATCACCGAAAACGACGATAACGTCTATGGCGTTTATTTTGTATCAAAACAGCACAGGGCAATGGTAGATGATATATTTGCAGGCCTTTATTTTGAACGTATGAAGATGCCCGCAGAGCTTACGTCACCCGGAAGACCCGACCAGAACGATAAGGATAAGCCGAAGGAGAAAAAGTCTGTCGGCAACTTCATTATTGAAGGCGTCATCGAACTGTTCGAAACCTGTCTTTCATATCTTACAAACACAATGTCATTCCTCCGTGTAGGCGGATTTATCCTGAGCCACGCAGGTATGATGCTGGTCGTAGGAGTGCTGGCTGGCGACGGAGGCGTCGGTACCGTGATTGTACAGATACTCGGAAACGCTTTCGTAATCGGTATGGAGGGATTCCTTGTAGGTATTCAGGTATTAAGACTTGAATTTTATGAGATATTCGGTCGTTTCTATGTAAGCGACGGAAAGAGCTTTGAGCCGCTTAAGGCAAATTTGAATTAA
- a CDS encoding ATP synthase subunit C, producing MLLFLLPLFALALIMLPFFVMLKRRKEGKPLKTRKAILINAGSFIGVMVMMSVFVPLFAFASAEGAAEAAQTALSVGDGLKYLGAALATGLATIGTGIAVGGAAPAAIGATAENDKNFTKALIFVALGEGVAIYGLLISILILYS from the coding sequence ATGTTACTGTTTTTACTGCCTTTATTTGCACTGGCACTGATTATGCTGCCGTTCTTTGTAATGCTTAAGAGAAGAAAAGAGGGTAAGCCCTTAAAGACAAGAAAAGCTATACTTATAAATGCCGGCTCGTTTATCGGCGTTATGGTTATGATGAGCGTATTCGTACCGCTTTTTGCATTTGCTTCGGCTGAAGGTGCCGCAGAAGCCGCACAGACAGCGCTCAGCGTAGGTGACGGACTTAAGTATCTCGGTGCGGCGCTTGCAACAGGTCTTGCAACAATCGGTACAGGTATTGCCGTAGGCGGTGCCGCTCCCGCAGCTATCGGAGCTACCGCAGAAAACGACAAGAACTTCACGAAGGCTCTTATCTTCGTTGCACTCGGCGAAGGTGTCGCTATCTACGGACTTCTGATTTCGATACTTATCCTTTATTCATAA
- a CDS encoding V-type ATP synthase subunit F has product MKFFLISDNTDTQMGMRLAGIEGIVVSRPEEVTDALEKAKADKDIGVVLMTEKLINMCKQTVYDMKLNSTKPLIVEIPDRHGTSDISKSIDGYVRDAIGLKL; this is encoded by the coding sequence ATGAAATTTTTTCTTATCAGTGACAACACAGATACACAGATGGGTATGCGTCTTGCAGGGATTGAAGGCATAGTAGTAAGCCGACCCGAAGAAGTCACGGATGCACTGGAAAAAGCAAAGGCCGATAAAGACATCGGCGTTGTACTTATGACGGAAAAGCTCATCAATATGTGCAAACAGACAGTGTATGATATGAAACTGAACAGCACAAAGCCGCTGATAGTGGAGATACCCGACCGACACGGAACATCGGATATAAGCAAATCCATTGACGGCTATGTGCGTGATGCAATAGGACTGAAATTATAA
- a CDS encoding V-type ATP synthase subunit E, with the protein MPEVQDRIEKLGNSILSDAQKKAEEIISKAQQQADELTEQAREQYRRSEENEVALDRQKTHTLYAKELSKSDFAAHKSVLAHRCGLVDSLFEDIKNKLEEFAKSDKYNDFMTALAEKADKEQAFSKDCVINVGRNDNQLADDIAQKYGISVAVDRNIELGGLSVYYPSENIYIDYTLDLALEQERKAFVAGHGELSL; encoded by the coding sequence ATGCCGGAAGTTCAGGACAGAATAGAAAAGCTGGGCAATTCAATTCTTTCCGACGCTCAGAAAAAAGCGGAAGAAATAATCAGCAAGGCACAGCAGCAGGCTGACGAGCTGACAGAGCAGGCGAGAGAGCAGTACAGACGCAGTGAAGAAAACGAGGTCGCACTCGACAGACAGAAGACCCATACTCTTTACGCAAAGGAATTATCAAAGAGCGACTTTGCCGCACATAAGTCGGTGCTTGCTCACAGGTGCGGGCTTGTAGACAGCTTGTTTGAAGATATTAAGAATAAACTTGAAGAATTTGCAAAGAGCGATAAATATAACGACTTTATGACCGCTCTTGCCGAAAAAGCAGACAAAGAGCAGGCTTTCAGCAAAGACTGCGTGATAAACGTCGGCAGAAACGATAATCAGCTTGCCGATGATATAGCGCAGAAGTACGGCATCAGTGTTGCTGTTGACCGTAATATCGAGCTTGGCGGATTGTCTGTTTACTATCCGTCGGAAAATATATATATCGACTATACGCTTGACCTTGCTTTAGAACAGGAGCGAAAGGCTTTTGTGGCAGGTCACGGCGAACTGTCACTATAA
- a CDS encoding V-type ATP synthase subunit A — MNCIYAINGPVVKVRDTKSFSMREMVMVGKSKLIGEVIGVTDEMTTIQVYEGTAGLMPGDPVEPTGTPMSATLGPGIISNIYDGIQRPLKAMTALSGVYVTEGSAIAALDEEREFDVTVTVKVGDKLHGGDIYAQCPETPLITHRCMVPPYTEGTVEYVAPDGKYKVNDVIVKLRIDEETVQELTLVQKWPIRAPRPINKRLPISKPLITGQRIVDTVLPLAKGGTAAIPGGFGTGKTMTQHQLAKWCDADIIVYIGCGERGNEMTQVLEEFSELIDPKSNRPLTDRTVLIANTSNMPVAAREASIYTGITLAEYYRDMGYHIAIMADSTSRWAEALREISGRLEEMPAEEGFPAYLPSRLSEFYERAGYVETMNGREGSVTIIGAVSPQGSDFSEPVTQNTKRFVRCFWALDKNLAYARHYPAINWNMSYSEYSDDLAEYYNEHVGEEFCRYRQEISTLLVEENNLMEIVKLIGADVLPDDQKLIIEIARVIRVGFLQQNAFHKDDTFVPLEKQKLMMKAILLLYHNSLNAINGGKPISEIISYGFFDKLIKMKYDIPNDKLEMFDEYFDMINSKFADD, encoded by the coding sequence ATGAACTGTATTTATGCGATTAACGGACCCGTTGTAAAGGTCAGGGATACAAAATCATTCTCAATGCGTGAGATGGTAATGGTCGGTAAGAGCAAGCTCATAGGAGAGGTAATCGGCGTAACCGATGAAATGACAACGATTCAGGTTTACGAGGGTACGGCAGGACTTATGCCCGGCGACCCCGTAGAGCCTACAGGAACACCTATGAGCGCAACGCTCGGACCCGGCATAATATCCAATATTTATGACGGTATCCAGCGTCCGCTTAAAGCTATGACGGCTCTCAGCGGCGTATATGTTACTGAGGGCAGTGCAATAGCCGCACTCGATGAAGAACGTGAATTTGATGTCACAGTGACTGTAAAGGTCGGCGATAAACTGCACGGCGGAGATATATATGCGCAGTGTCCCGAAACGCCGCTTATTACACACAGATGTATGGTACCTCCTTATACTGAAGGTACAGTAGAATATGTTGCGCCTGACGGCAAGTATAAGGTCAACGATGTGATAGTAAAACTCAGGATAGACGAAGAAACGGTGCAGGAGCTTACTCTTGTACAGAAGTGGCCTATCAGAGCGCCAAGACCTATAAATAAGCGTCTGCCGATCTCAAAGCCGCTTATTACCGGACAGCGTATAGTAGATACCGTGTTACCGCTTGCAAAGGGCGGTACAGCCGCTATACCCGGCGGTTTCGGTACAGGTAAGACAATGACTCAGCATCAGCTTGCAAAGTGGTGCGATGCGGATATTATCGTGTATATCGGTTGCGGTGAGCGTGGCAACGAGATGACTCAGGTACTTGAGGAATTCTCTGAACTTATCGACCCGAAGTCGAACCGTCCGCTGACGGACAGAACGGTGCTTATTGCGAATACTTCAAATATGCCCGTAGCCGCCCGTGAAGCATCTATCTATACGGGTATCACGCTTGCCGAGTATTATCGTGATATGGGTTATCATATTGCTATAATGGCGGATTCGACATCACGCTGGGCAGAGGCACTGCGTGAAATTTCCGGACGACTTGAAGAAATGCCTGCTGAAGAAGGCTTCCCGGCATATCTTCCGTCAAGACTTTCCGAATTCTACGAGCGTGCAGGTTATGTCGAAACGATGAACGGCAGAGAGGGCAGTGTTACGATTATCGGCGCCGTATCTCCGCAGGGATCGGACTTCTCTGAGCCTGTAACGCAGAATACAAAGCGTTTCGTTCGTTGCTTCTGGGCGCTCGACAAGAATCTTGCTTATGCAAGACACTATCCGGCTATCAACTGGAATATGAGCTATTCGGAGTACAGCGACGATTTAGCTGAGTATTACAACGAACACGTCGGCGAAGAATTCTGCCGCTACAGACAGGAAATATCGACCTTGCTGGTTGAAGAGAACAACCTTATGGAGATAGTAAAGCTGATTGGTGCGGATGTTCTGCCTGACGACCAGAAGCTGATAATAGAAATCGCCCGTGTTATAAGAGTAGGCTTCTTACAGCAGAATGCTTTCCATAAGGACGATACATTCGTTCCGCTGGAAAAGCAGAAGCTGATGATGAAAGCGATCTTACTTCTTTATCACAACTCGCTGAACGCTATCAACGGCGGTAAGCCGATATCGGAGATCATCTCATACGGTTTCTTCGATAAACTGATAAAGATGAAGTACGATATACCTAACGACAAGCTCGAAATGTTTGACGAATATTTTGATATGATAAACAGCAAGTTTGCCGATGATTAA
- a CDS encoding V-type ATP synthase subunit B, with amino-acid sequence MIQYAGLSEINGPLVCLEGAKGVSYDEIAEIKLEDGTKRLGRVVEMQGDKVVLQVFEGTNGISLTNTKISFTGKPLEIPLSTEMLGRTFNGAGKPIDGLGEVFPQKYGDINGRALNPVARSYPRNYIHTGISSIDALMTLIRGQKLPIFSGSGLSHNKLAVQIVKQAKIADSEGKDFAVVFAAMGVQNDVAEYFRRSFEETGVIQRVCMFLNLSNDPIIERILTPRCALTVAEYLAFEKNMHILVIMTDLTSYCEALREFSSSKGEIPGRKGYPGYLYSDLASMYERAGVVEGSTGSVTQIPILTMPNDDITHPIPDLTAYITEGQIVFDRNLDQTGIYPGLSVLLSLSRLMKDGIGEQYTRADHADVSNQLFACYARVQDARALASVIGEDELSASDKAIMKFGTMFEKYFLNQGFDENRSMDETLDLAWDLLSLLPASELDRVNEQLIKEHYHPENAKRFV; translated from the coding sequence ATGATTCAATATGCAGGACTGAGTGAAATAAACGGACCGCTTGTCTGCCTTGAGGGTGCCAAAGGTGTTTCTTATGATGAGATAGCAGAGATAAAGCTGGAGGACGGCACAAAGCGTTTAGGCCGTGTCGTTGAAATGCAGGGCGATAAAGTCGTCTTGCAGGTGTTTGAGGGTACAAACGGCATCTCGCTCACAAATACAAAAATCAGCTTTACGGGAAAGCCGCTTGAGATTCCGCTTTCTACTGAAATGCTCGGCAGAACGTTCAACGGTGCAGGCAAGCCGATCGACGGACTTGGCGAAGTCTTTCCGCAGAAATACGGCGATATAAACGGCCGTGCATTGAACCCCGTTGCACGTTCATATCCCAGAAATTATATACACACGGGTATTTCCTCAATAGACGCACTTATGACGCTTATCAGAGGTCAGAAACTGCCTATATTCTCAGGCTCCGGTCTGTCGCATAACAAGCTGGCGGTGCAGATAGTAAAGCAGGCTAAGATTGCCGACAGCGAGGGAAAGGACTTTGCAGTTGTATTTGCCGCGATGGGCGTTCAGAATGACGTTGCGGAGTATTTCAGACGTTCCTTTGAGGAAACCGGCGTTATACAGCGTGTTTGTATGTTCCTTAATCTCTCGAACGATCCTATCATAGAGCGTATCCTGACACCCAGATGTGCGCTTACTGTAGCGGAATATCTTGCGTTTGAGAAGAATATGCACATACTCGTTATCATGACTGACCTTACCTCATACTGTGAGGCTCTGCGTGAGTTCTCTTCATCAAAGGGAGAGATTCCCGGAAGAAAGGGTTATCCCGGTTATCTTTATTCTGACCTTGCCTCTATGTATGAAAGAGCAGGTGTAGTAGAGGGCAGTACAGGCTCTGTTACGCAGATACCGATACTTACAATGCCTAACGATGATATTACACACCCTATCCCAGACCTTACGGCATATATCACGGAGGGTCAGATAGTGTTTGACAGAAACCTTGACCAGACAGGAATTTATCCCGGACTTTCCGTATTGCTTTCGCTGTCACGTCTTATGAAGGACGGCATAGGAGAACAGTACACAAGAGCGGATCACGCCGATGTTTCAAACCAGCTTTTTGCTTGCTATGCAAGAGTGCAGGATGCAAGAGCGCTTGCGTCGGTTATCGGTGAAGACGAGCTTTCCGCATCGGATAAGGCAATTATGAAGTTCGGCACGATGTTTGAAAAGTATTTTCTCAATCAGGGCTTCGATGAGAATCGTTCTATGGACGAAACGCTGGATCTTGCTTGGGATCTGCTTTCGCTTCTTCCTGCAAGCGAGCTTGACCGTGTAAACGAACAGCTTATAAAAGAACATTATCACCCCGAAAATGCTAAGAGATTTGTATAA
- a CDS encoding V-type ATP synthase subunit D, which produces MAEQVFPTKGNLIKAKRSLQQAKQGFELMDRKRNVLIREMVALTDKSKLVRGNIEQTYEKAYAALQKANITLGSVSTLTQFVPEETDLKISFRSVMGVELPTVELPDKPIVPQYDIAMTNSYLDNAYICFNETKKLTVVLAEIENSIYRLAVAIKKTQKRANALKNIIIPKYESQVRFISNSLEEKEREEFSRQKVIKSTKIKKEQAQKEKEQAKTE; this is translated from the coding sequence ATGGCTGAACAGGTTTTCCCGACCAAAGGCAATCTTATCAAGGCTAAACGTTCTTTACAGCAGGCAAAGCAGGGCTTTGAACTTATGGACAGAAAGCGTAATGTTCTGATAAGAGAAATGGTGGCGCTGACCGATAAATCAAAGCTGGTGCGAGGAAATATCGAGCAGACCTATGAAAAGGCTTATGCCGCCTTACAGAAGGCTAACATTACGCTCGGCTCGGTATCAACGCTGACGCAGTTTGTACCTGAAGAAACCGATCTTAAAATATCGTTCAGAAGCGTTATGGGCGTTGAGCTTCCTACAGTTGAGCTTCCCGATAAGCCTATAGTTCCGCAGTATGATATTGCAATGACAAATTCATATCTTGACAACGCTTATATCTGCTTTAATGAAACAAAAAAGCTGACAGTCGTACTCGCCGAGATTGAAAACAGTATATACAGGCTTGCCGTTGCTATAAAAAAGACGCAGAAACGTGCCAACGCACTGAAAAATATAATTATTCCGAAGTACGAGTCACAGGTCAGATTTATCTCAAACTCTCTTGAAGAAAAGGAACGTGAGGAATTCTCACGTCAGAAGGTTATCAAGAGTACCAAGATAAAGAAAGAGCAGGCGCAGAAGGAAAAAGAACAGGCAAAAACCGAATAA
- a CDS encoding alpha-amylase family glycosyl hydrolase: protein MAKWLENAIFYEIYPQSFNDTNGDGIGDFQGIIEKLDYIKETGFNAIWMNPCFDSPFGDAGYDVRDYKKAAARYGTNDDLKRLFDECHKRGMHILLDLVPGHTSVEHEWFKKSMLPESNEYTDRYIWTSNIWEQPEGLNCIRGISDRDGSAAVNFFSSQPALNYGYAEPKYAYQQKPTDPGPMATRAAIKDVMKFWLDMGCDGFRVDMAGSLVKCDPEYKETIKLWQDITGYLKSEYPEAAMVSEWGEPQYSLQGGFDMDFLLHFGPEGYNSMFRSAEPFFSKRGKGTPAIFAEQYNGYHEKATTGGGLICIPSGNHDMDRLARGRDEDELKCCFAFLLTMPGAPFVYYGDEIGLRYVEGLVSVEGGYNRTGSRSPMQWDSTANDGFSTADKSQLYIKQDDAPDRPTVEKQMLDDKSLYNEVKKLIKVRNDNPALHNLSAFEFVSSDGYPLVYKRSSDNQTVYVFINPSDKAVTVNADYAKGGKAIYTLGENGSVGADTVTVPASGAIFVEV, encoded by the coding sequence ATGGCTAAGTGGTTGGAAAATGCAATTTTTTACGAGATATACCCACAATCCTTCAATGATACAAACGGTGACGGTATCGGAGATTTTCAGGGTATAATCGAAAAGCTGGACTATATCAAGGAAACAGGCTTCAACGCAATATGGATGAACCCCTGCTTTGATTCGCCATTCGGTGATGCGGGCTATGATGTAAGGGACTATAAAAAAGCCGCCGCAAGATACGGAACAAACGATGATTTAAAGCGACTTTTCGATGAGTGCCATAAGCGTGGGATGCACATTCTTCTCGACCTTGTACCCGGTCACACTTCGGTAGAGCATGAATGGTTCAAAAAGTCGATGCTCCCCGAAAGCAACGAGTATACCGACAGATATATCTGGACAAGCAATATATGGGAACAGCCGGAGGGTCTTAACTGTATAAGAGGCATATCGGACCGTGACGGCAGTGCCGCAGTCAACTTCTTCTCATCTCAGCCTGCTCTGAACTACGGCTATGCCGAGCCTAAGTATGCTTATCAGCAAAAGCCTACAGATCCCGGACCTATGGCGACAAGAGCCGCAATCAAGGATGTTATGAAGTTCTGGCTTGACATGGGCTGTGACGGTTTCAGAGTGGATATGGCAGGCTCTCTTGTAAAATGCGATCCCGAATATAAAGAAACAATCAAGCTATGGCAGGATATAACGGGTTATCTTAAGAGCGAATATCCCGAAGCCGCTATGGTATCGGAGTGGGGCGAGCCGCAATATTCGCTTCAGGGCGGCTTTGATATGGACTTCTTACTGCACTTCGGTCCTGAGGGCTACAACTCGATGTTCAGAAGTGCCGAACCGTTCTTTTCAAAGAGGGGCAAAGGTACTCCCGCAATATTTGCCGAGCAGTACAACGGCTATCACGAAAAGGCAACGACAGGCGGCGGACTTATCTGCATTCCGTCAGGCAATCACGATATGGACAGACTTGCAAGAGGCAGGGATGAGGACGAGCTGAAATGCTGTTTTGCTTTCCTTCTCACAATGCCCGGCGCACCGTTTGTATACTACGGCGATGAGATCGGCTTACGCTATGTCGAGGGTCTTGTATCGGTAGAGGGCGGCTATAACCGTACCGGATCAAGAAGTCCTATGCAGTGGGACAGCACCGCAAATGACGGATTTTCAACTGCGGACAAGTCACAGCTTTATATAAAGCAGGATGACGCACCCGACAGACCTACTGTCGAAAAGCAGATGCTCGATGACAAATCACTTTACAATGAGGTAAAGAAGCTGATAAAAGTCAGAAACGATAATCCCGCTCTTCACAATCTCTCTGCCTTTGAGTTTGTCAGCAGTGACGGTTATCCGCTGGTATACAAGAGAAGCAGCGACAATCAGACGGTTTATGTGTTCATCAATCCGTCCGATAAGGCCGTAACTGTCAATGCAGATTATGCAAAGGGCGGAAAGGCTATTTACACGCTCGGCGAAAACGGCTCTGTTGGCGCAGATACAGTTACCGTTCCCGCAAGCGGTGCAATTTTTGTTGAGGTATAA
- a CDS encoding YfcE family phosphodiesterase, producing MKIVVVSDSHKEFHKLNSVVENNLDADAFIHLGDGEHEFNDVRNLHPEKSFLFVKGNCDFADNKTIRIANAKGIKILCVHGHEHHVHQGLDTLIAVAKQNGCKIALYGHTHLYRTELIDGIYVMNPGSIDSPRDKRPPSYGIITIDDNKKITMNIVALDYHADKQ from the coding sequence ATGAAAATTGTAGTAGTATCCGATTCGCACAAGGAATTTCATAAGCTGAATTCGGTGGTTGAAAATAATCTTGATGCCGACGCTTTTATACATCTGGGTGACGGCGAACACGAATTCAACGATGTAAGGAATCTTCACCCCGAAAAGAGCTTTTTATTCGTAAAGGGAAACTGTGACTTTGCCGACAACAAAACGATAAGAATCGCAAATGCAAAGGGCATCAAGATACTTTGTGTGCACGGCCACGAGCATCATGTGCATCAGGGACTTGATACGCTTATCGCTGTTGCCAAGCAGAACGGCTGTAAGATAGCTCTTTACGGTCATACTCACCTTTACCGTACCGAGCTTATCGACGGTATATACGTTATGAATCCCGGAAGCATTGATTCTCCGAGAGATAAACGTCCGCCGTCATACGGTATAATCACCATAGATGATAACAAGAAAATCACAATGAACATAGTTGCGCTTGATTACCATGCAGATAAGCAGTAA